The DNA segment GCCGTCCCCTCTCTCACCTTTTGACTTCTCCTTGTAAGAATGTTCACGTGAAAACGACATTGTCCTCTAAATATGGCATAAACATTTGCAAAACATTTAAATCCTCACTGTTGTAAAAGATTTTTCATTTGTACACTACttaaattttgatattattGTCCTTATATTTTACTTGTAATATTATCAACTATAAATAGCTTAAATTCAAACCCGAAGATTTCTGCTAGGTACCCTCTGGACCGGAGAAGAAACAATAAATTCTTGTGGGTTTGTGGATATTGTCATTTTTTTGGGATGAATGATCTTATTAATCTAATGCATCTTGTATTTTTTACATTTCAGTTTGCAGGATCAATCAAGAACCAATGTTACAACCGATCTCAATATGATGAAGTCAGAAGTGAATGGAGCGAATTCGTCTACTCTTATGTAGGTGCTTAAATGGATTGTGTGCGTTGGGATAAATCTTTGGTTCGTCATTGTATGTTAGGAAATACTTTTGGATATTCACATTTGGTTTTGTGGATATATTTTTGGGTTATACTTGTGGATTTGTGGATATATACTTATGGATTCGTggattttcatcatttttagatggataatttatgaATCAAATCCCCAATGTTAATGATATTATTTGATAATGTCAGTCAttctttcaaaaatataaacatgattCTTCCTTACCCTTTTATCTAAAAAGAtgttgatataattttttttattttactaaaaatatccaaaaataaagaaacataatttttttaatcgaGCAAAAGAGGAAATCACAtgcttttaattattatattttttgttgttaatattattattattttctttttgcattttttttattactattATCATCctcattaatattatatttatattttataatattaatgAAGAACgtgtttttaatttttcaaaacattttttattCAGAATATGTTTTTTCCTAAATAACTGCAATCATTATGTTAtcgttttattaaattttgtaatttattttcTGTTGGTAGCGATAAAtgcaatttaaattatttcttaaaatatttttttttttgttttgccctttattttgttgtttatgATATGCCTAGTTTTGTTGTTTATATGCATATGATTTGGTCTTTATTTGTGACAGTggtgtatgatatatgattagTGAGTGATCGGGTCTACTGTTGATTAGGGTTAAGGAATTGTTTCATATTGCAGAAAAGTGAGCAAAATAAATTTACAGAATTTGTCACTTTCGATattaactttgtttttttaCATTTAAATGCTTTAGCTGTAGCCGTCCCCTCTCTTACCTTTTGACTTCTCCTTGTAAGAATGTTCACATGGAAATGACACTGTCCTCTAAATATGGCATAACCATTTGCAGAACATTTAAATCCCCACTGTCGTAAAAGTTATTTCATTTGTACACTacttaaattttgattttattgtcCTTATATTTTACTTTGAATCTTATCAACTATAAATAGCTTAAATTCAAACCCGAAGATTTCTGCTAGGTACCCTCTGGACCGGAGAAGAAACAATAAATTTTTGTGGATTTGTAGATATTGTCATTTTTTTGGATGAATGATCTTATTAATTAATCTAATGCATCTTGTACTTACTTTTTACATTTCAGTCTGCATGATCAATCAAGAACCAATAGTGTGAGGCCCGAGGCCGAAGAAGCGGGGGGTCATCACCGGTGCTATGAGGTTGctcggacaatgagcggctcctgggaggcttctaggcggagggaacatgaatgaaccgatcttacatcGGAAGGAAAGGGATTGagaaactgttcaggtatgagactgtacagttgaggagggcttaaaagatttgaatggtactactcatatcaagaatgtgcatcttcttttcggtagctcatcacttaagaactccaaagttaagtgtgcttgacttggggcaattttgggatgggtgaccctctgggaagtttcctagggtacgtgtgagtgaggacataagcacgctggaaagactcgtctttgtatagtgaggacaatcgtcgaatctggggcgttattGTCACGCTCCGAACCTGGGAGAGCGGCATCGGcgttgttttcaaataaaattcaaaacaacaaACCTCATAGTAAAATTTaaccaaaaaccagtttattattTCATGACGAAATTTGTTCTTACATCCCAAAGTACAAAACATAACCAAATACATCAGCGGAAGCTAAAACTTATCATCATAGagacaacaaaaatcaaataatagtAGCACTTCTAAATGTCTCCTTTTTCATCAGCCCAAGATTATGTATGCTCTTCCTTTTCAAGTTCCTTTTCATTCTTATCTGAGGAGGGAAATAatgggtgagtgttttggaaaacactcagcaagtgggggatgATCGATTGCCACAagtacatataaatataatttaaaacccATATTGCAAACTGATTTTCAAAACGTAGTATATCATATCAGATCAGAATCGGAATCTTAATGCGAAACAGAGATTATCAGACAGTTTAGAACAGAACAAATCAGAACAAACGAAAACACTGTTAATCATCTCgttttccatggtcaaattatcccccatatgttagtcctctaaggggtgaggccaaaacacagttttatacccactgatgggggccataCAGAACAcaattttatacccactgatggggggcCATATAGAATTTACAATCGTCGTTCTATATCCCACTCGAATCataacagtgcaacacagaatCAGATGTATCAAACAACACTTATCAGGATTTTTGAATGaattcagcggaatcaaagaacATCAGAAATAGAAGGAACATATCGTTCATCGATcgagattttataaaatataatagcatttttcgaaaatgattTGACACACATACACGCATGTCATGAAATACTTATACAAAGTTTAAGTTACAAAGAAATACatagcaaaagcccacttacctcgATCTCAGCTTGATATAGTGGAAACTATTATTGATCATCTTCTATCATCAACTTCATGTCATAACCTAAGAATTATATTTCATAAAAGAATTCCTTAAATATCCTCAAGTACAAAATACCCGATGTATCCACATAAAAGACGATTATTTTCAGTGTCCTTCAATCCTTATGTCACTACTCTAATTTAATAAAAAGAATGAGAAGATACTAGTATGGAAAGGAATAAGTTGGGGGTGGCAATTTGACAAAATGAAATGATTTGGAATAGTACTTGGTAAATTTGATGGTGATAAAATATAGGGTTTATGGCTTATCTCTCCACTCTCTTtgtaagaaaaatgaaaatggGTTGGGAGGATTTATATAATACACAAAAGTGACATGAAAGgttgataatttaattaggAGAAGTTATTATCACATTGAAAGGAATTTATGAAAATGAGTTACaacttttaaataataatttcatattAAATAGAAAGAAACCAATTTGTAAACATGCTTTCTTTATAAGCTAAGAAGAAAGAATGAAGattgtaatttatttaatattgaaTGTATAAAAATGTGCCTAAAACGTGGGTTGTGGGAGGGATTAGGAATTTGGTAGGTCACGGTAATTTATGAATAAGTAGTAATTAGGCTTTAGAGATTAATTTGAAGACTAATCAATAATTTTAACACATGGGAAATCAATTATCTATTCGGATAATTTGACATAAAATAAAGATAGATTTGAAAAACATAaccaatatattttaatttcccAAGAGATAATATAATTTTCCTGTAATTTAGAAGGAGGTGAATtaagatataattttaaaattctcaCTTTCTTTAGTGCAAGAATAAtatcttaatcattatttaatagGAGAAATTAATATCATGATTgaaatgaatttaaaaatgagttacaattttaaatattactaGTTTCACATTAACATtgaaattaagataaatcattAATGGAAAATTAAAATAGTGAGTCATTCATTctgttcattttttattttcatcatttcattttattattattgttgttagatatgagaaattaaatttgaagaatgttttaaatatttgcaCTTTTTAATATGACCTAGATTTTGATccgatttatattttaaaatatatattttaagtataaaatttaatatttttttaatcaaatcaaattaataagattcatttatgtctttttttttttgacggaTAAAATCAAATGTAGCTTGTCATTGTAAATATacctaatataaatataaaattactaAAACGTTTTAGTATTATGATTGTATTTGAAGTAAATTACTAAATATAGTATTATGATTGTATTTGAAGTAAATTACTAAAATATACCTAAGcgaaacaatatttttcatatatctTAAAAGCAAATGATGGGTGGACAAAGATACATTCTATActattcttgattttttttttaaatttcttttcGTTTTCCATTTGTTCTCTAACTACTAATATGACTAACTAATTTaagaatatatacatataagttaataaaatcttaaatatataaaaaaccCAAATAagtataatattatgtatagattaaatttattaaattttaaaaaatattttaattcaataaataaaattagtattttagtctatttttcaaataaaattaaatctttaaatttattaatatattcgGGTCGGGTTGAGAATCCCGTCGGGTATATCCTATATTCCCGATCCCTTTCCCGATTCTGAGCGGGTGGGGAAAAATCCCGACCATTCGGGTTGGGAAAATTTCGGGTCGGGCCCGGGTCGAAAGTCGGGAAGGGTCGggaattttctgatttttgccAGCCCTAATCAcagttacagttggtatcagagccgacctctcctagtacggtgtggttcgaggatgaaccaagcggaagctggtgggcatgtgaggcctagggccgaagagggcggggggtgatcgccggtgctatgaggttgcacggacaatgagcggctcctgacaggcttctaggcggaaggaacatgaatgaaccgatcttacatcggaaggagagggattccgaaactgttcaggtatgagactgtgcagttgaggagggcttaaaagatttgattggtactactcatatcaagaatgtgtatctttttttcggtagctcatcacataataactccaaagttaagcatgcttgacttgaggcaattttgggatgggtgacccctgggaagttttctatggtgcgtgtgagtgaggacataagcacgctgtaaagactcgtcttggtacagtgaggacagtattcgaatctggggcgttacaaataGTGCAACCAATCTCAATATGATGAAGCAAGAGTGAATGGAGCGAATTCGTCTACTCTTATGTAGGTGCTTAAATAGATCCTGTGCGTTGTGCTAAATCTTTGGTTTGTCATTGTGCATGTTAGGATATACTTGTGGATATACACATTTGGctttttgtatatatttttggaTAATACTGGTGTATTTGTGGATATATACTCGTGGATTGGTAGATAACTTGTGGATTCGTggattttcatcatttttagatggataatttatgaatcaaatgaatattttaagttatatgtgtgtgtgtatggtGGTATTATTGTATATtacttaaattatttttataaagtgaaaaatatgtttttactTCACTACTTTATTAAATTAGTGCGGTGATGATCAAGAATTACTTCGTTAAATTAAAATTGTGTTGCAATAAAATAGATTATTTAATTCAACAATAAACTAAATGATGAagtaataaaaaacaaaataattcgtCATATTAAAATTTTGTCGAAGTCAAAGAAAGAATTTACTTCACCACAACTCAATAATTGTGAAGTCGTTCTTTATTAAATACTTCAttataatacaaaaaaaatgcAGTCTTTTAAATTGACTACTTCGTCaataaatgtaaattgtgaagtaacaaaATACCAAATATTTCAACAAATAACAACTATGGCGAaggtataaaatatatttacttcATCATAGTTTCATAACAACGAAGTCATTCGCATCAATTActtcaccaaaatacaaaaCCTGTGAAATTACACAAAACATTTACTGCGTCAATCATTGTAAACTATGAAGTTATATGAGCTATTATTGTTGCACTTTAAGAAATCGATGAAATAAAATACGTTGTTTTACTTTGGTATCGGTCTAATTCCGGACCGGTTTTCCTTCATTGAACCGGCCAAAGACTTCGCTAATTTCTTGGATACGACTACGGTTAGAATGCATAGAAAAATGGTACCCTATTACTTCACGTTCGTCTACTTCAGCAATTATCTACCTATGACATCATTGAACATGCGAAATAATCAATGAAATTATACTAGTCATCAGACAAGGACAATATAGGATACACATTACAGAAATTTAATAAAGAACTATTTAATAACTAAAGTTAAATTTGTAATTAACTTTTATTAGTATAATGAGATTTGTCATTATCACAATGGATCTGATGATGGAAAGATAACCTTTTAGTATGGTAACTCATTTAATTTCGTATTTTAGTCCATTAACTCGTCAAAATTAGATTTTGgtgcaataaatttaatttacaaCTATTTTCCTATAAATTGCTGATGCGACACTAGACAAGTAAAAAATTTCAGTGTTACATCAATAATTCTGATGCCATAACAACACTTCGATAAAATAGGATTAAGAGAAAAAACTAATCAAATTTACTACGTGCTAAAACTAAACTTTGAATACTTAATGGACCAATTATTAAACACAAAATGAGACAACTcagttgataaaaatattatttcccaTCTAATCGATAtgtctgaaaaaatattaagaCTTTGACGAAAAATAGACTCAAAATAAAAATGCCTcacataacataacatattcCAAAATCCTCATAACGACCTTTGGATCTCAACATCctcattttaattttgacaccattattttattatgttattacAGAGAAAGGTTACACATAGTTTGAATTTTGTGTGAAATAATTATATCTACGTACATAATTTCATACACCGACCCAACTAGAATTTTATAGCCGTACACATCCTGAAATGAAACCTGTGCGGTGCCTATGAGTTCATATTCATACGGTGTTGTGCGAATAATAACAATTTTACGTGGAACAAGAAATACCCACAATTTCTCCGCACAAAAAGCTCGGATATTGCATCTATAAATAAACCCACAATCCCAACACACTCCCATATTCAAACCAGATACGACTTTTGTACCAAAACAACTTATTTTGATTATTAAAATAAGTAGAAAAATTCTCAGTTTTCTTTCAGACTAAATACACAATATGGCAGCTGCAGCAACGGGGATGCAAATGATCTGTGGAGCTGGTTTTAATTCAAGAACAGTTGGTTTGAACCAGTTTGTACCTTTGAAGAGCGCGTCACTTTTTAATAGGGATTTAAAGTTCAGAATTCGAAGCATGGCTGAGGTATATATAATGTGAAACTATTGAATGATTGTGGTTAAATAACAAAAAAGTGATCCGCAGATCTTATAGTACTACTTATGCAAAGTTTATGATGTACATTttttaagtaaatatatatatattaataatattggaGTTTATTAATTCTTGATTCAACAGGATGGTGATGTCACTGGAGAGAAAGAAAAAGCAGCAGTTCCAATTCCTCCTAAGTTGTTTTCAACACCTCCTGCACCGCCGCAACCCGAGGTTAATTCAAATCCAAACAATATTTCTTGTTGTTACAATTAATACGATACATAATACATTCATTATTCATATATTCACATGTGAGCTCAATCTACGTGCATGCAGGAAAGCACCAAGATTACAAACATAATGGCCTTTGACGGGCCTGGCCCGGAGAGGATCAACGGTCGTCTAGCCATGATCGGATTCGTGTCAGCCATCGCAGTAGAATTAACCAGAGGACAGGATATCTTCTCGCAAATACAAAACGGAGGGATCCCGTGGTTTCTCGGGACGACTGTTTTGCTATCCGTGGCATCACTTGTGCCGTTGTTTAAAGGAGTGAGCGCGGATTCGAAATCGCGGGGATTGATGACATCTGATGCAGAGCTTTGGAATGGAAGGCTTGCAATGGTAGGATTGATAGCTTTGGCTTACACCGAGTATGTCAAGGGTGGGACTCTTGTCTGAATGTTTTGTGTATGATAGTGTTAATATCGTGTGGTGTGTAGACTGTAAACAATGatgtatatttgaataatataagTGAGAAtgtttgattaaataatttacaGTTCTATTTGACACGTGGGATGCCTTGTCATTACTTTGGtggaaaaaaactaaaaatgaaaaatttatagacaaaaatgttgaaaataataattaaatgttgaaaaatatatttaaaatgtgtattgaatatttgaacgTTGAATATTTGAACGTTGAAAAtaaagttgtaaatattgaaaattagtgtgtgatgatgtaggtaatgatgtattttatttttgattatttgtaaagaaattctataaatagcctcaccatttgtgaagaaattcacaattgagtagagagaaaatattataaagtgtgtagtttggtaaattttgagagtttgagattttactttttaccataaatttttacttttcacaacacgttatcagcacgaagctctaaagtCTCCAtattttccaagctccaaacagaagaaaaagtaacaaaagtaatatatttattttactgtttttatttattgtgtatatatttaatatataatataatgttattattagaaataataaaaataaatttttcaaaaacttgttataaatcctgggagatgttaagacgacatcccacactcccggtaagggatacgacaagtataaaagcctataaggtttttaaacaaaataacttatgacacatcattataataatatgatatgatatacataattatttaaacatgactaatattatatcatattattaccataaaattatacaaatacatactttatttttgtacaccaacggtcataaatggtaacaaaacggctagtttttgccctataaatatgatctcacaaacatattcatcactccaactttctcttcttctctaaaaattattcttatcaaatttttcgaagaaaaaaagatggctttctcaaggttatttttaattattttggttatcatactcacgagtcttgtatttatcggagaatatcctcctcgtgtgttttcttatttttacaaatgcttgtacttgttgtttatccattactttgtattgcaatattcattaactaataaaatgatcgtaatttttttagtaccaccatgtcaaatttgacaaagctcgaatttgttgcgctcgacatcacgggaaaaattatatgccatggactctcgatgtagaaatgcatcttgagtcattgggtctaagcgagaccattaaaaaAATGGTATATCTCatcaagaaaaagcaaaagctatatatttttgcgtcgacatctcgatgaaggtttaaaTGTGAATATCTTATCGAAAAATCtcatggctctgtggaaaggattgaaagaaagatttgaacatataaggaagttatacttccgaccgcccgtatgaatggaatatgttaagattccaagattttaaaaaagtcagtgattataattcagcgatgtatcgaataatctcgcagctaaaattttgtggacatgaggttacagaatcggaaatgcttgaaaaaacattttccacgtttcacgcatcaaatatactttacagcaacaatatagagtgcgtggatttgcgagatattctgaactcatcgcctgtcttcttgtggcggaaaagaacaatgagctattaatgagaaatcatcagtcccgacccactggatcaacagcatttccagaagtaaatgctggtaaaaatgaatttaaacctggaaaccaaaatcaaattcaaagacaaggttttggtcgaggtcgaggacgtggtcgtggtcgtggacgtggaattggccgtggtcgtggtcgaggccgtggttttgaaaacaatagagatagtatttttataactcatctcaaaagggcgtcacaaccatccacagaaaaggcatcatgagaacatgtgttaatgaaaatcactcgaaaaattgaaagttcttgtttcagatgcggcactccaggacattggtctcgtattgtcgagccctgagcacctttgcaagcctataaagaatcgataaaggggaaagaaaaagagaccaacttcactgaacgagtgaccgtttgagtattcaactcattttgatgctgctgattttatgaatgatttctctggaaatgatcaatatgttggtgggatagaaatgaacaatattgatgctacagattttctcaatgatttctctgaaaatgaacaatataatggtagaatataaatgtacaataattatttttcatgtattcatataataatgttttattgtacaattatgatatgtgttatatttaatatgtattgcagtaatttatttcattgcatattttttttgaagttcaaatatggaaaatgctatgagcaaagctgaagtttgcatacccgatagtggtacaacgcacactatcctccgagataaaagatatttcttggaactaaaaccaacaaaaacaacggtgaatacaatatcaggtcctgtagacttgattaaaggatgtggtaaagcacaatttttgttacctaatggtacaaaatttttgatcaatgatgctttatattcaccacaatcgaaaagaaatttgttgagttttaatgatatatttcccatgggtatgatactcaaacaatgaatgaagggaatgagaaatatgtgtcttatcacatataaatcaggaaagaaatatgtgattgaaaaactaccaatgctccctactggattgcattatacacatataagtcccattgaatcaaacatggtagttgataattcttcaatattaaccaattggcatgatcgattggacatcctggttcaacaatgatgcgaagaatta comes from the Primulina tabacum isolate GXHZ01 unplaced genomic scaffold, ASM2559414v2 Contig864, whole genome shotgun sequence genome and includes:
- the LOC142535174 gene encoding early light-induced protein 1, chloroplastic-like: MAAAATGMQMICGAGFNSRTVGLNQFVPLKSASLFNRDLKFRIRSMAEDGDVTGEKEKAAVPIPPKLFSTPPAPPQPEESTKITNIMAFDGPGPERINGRLAMIGFVSAIAVELTRGQDIFSQIQNGGIPWFLGTTVLLSVASLVPLFKGVSADSKSRGLMTSDAELWNGRLAMVGLIALAYTEYVKGGTLV